ACTTGGCACTATTTGTTTCATTTCCTTGAACTAAAATTCAAAACTCTGAGCAAAAGGGGGTCATTGTTTGTCTGTTAGGAATCAGcataaggagagaagagaagaatctgAAGGTAATTCCCAGAGAGTGGAGATAGTTGGATGCAGATGATATGGCATTGCCTGAGCAGACTGAATAGTCTTAGTAACTTTCTCTTGCTCTCTAGTATCCTACAATGGCCCAGAGACTTAAGCTGCTAAAAGAGAAAGGGTTCTGAAAGATCATCAATtcaaatccattcatcatacagatgagaaactaaggcccCAAAATAGGAAATTATTTGGTCAGACAAGGTCAAACAAGTAGGGCCTAAgtatcctgactccagatctaggaTTCTTTTAAGTAACAGGATGTATCCACTATCTATACTGCAGAGCCTGGGAATCATCCATCATGGTCCGGGATAGGAATCTCTCTTGGCAGGGAGAAAAGGGTTCTTTATTGTCCTACACAGCAAGAGACTGGACATAGTATTACTACACATCCAGGAAGGTTTCTTGGCTGACTTCAGATAATCCCTATGTGAATGGCACTGTTTTAGTAGCAGCTGTCATAAAAACCCTGAGAAGTCTAAGGGGAAGCTATGGAAGGCTATGGGGGAAGCTTTGGAGGGCTCTCCAGGAAGCAGAGCTGAGCTGGGAGCTGGGCCAGATGCCACGGATGAACTCACTCTGCATCTAAGTAAACAAGAGGTAAGTATAACTCACCTGGGTAAGAAGAGATAGCAAAGCACTCCCAGACCAGAAAAGGTAAGGAGGAGATGCAAAGGGGATGGCCCTGGGATCAGATCTGAGCCCAGAAATTGGAAGATAAAAGACAGGAATGGGGATGGGACTTCTAGATTCAGATCTAGAGACATTAGAGCTTTGACTTCTAGATTCAGATCTAGAGACATTAGAGCTTTCAAAGAGCAGAAGAGAGTGATAAGGTAGaccaaaaatttttaattctctctcctgattttattttcctggtcagttgtttttccaatgggatatttcacttttttttatttttcattcttttggttttactttattataccttattcaaatctattttttaaggaatttttttcctcaatgagctTTCTTACCTCCTTTccaatttggccaattttattttttatggcattcttctcattaactttttgtatttccttttgcaccactttcaattctcttcctaatttttcctctacctctcttacttgattttcaaaatccctcttAAGCACTTCCAAGGCctaagaccaattcttatttttcttgtgtgtatgtgtgtgatcctccttgtcactatagtaactttctatggtcagaatcttttttctgatgtctgcttattttcctagcctaactctttgttaaagtagggctctgttccCAGGTTGTAAGATGCAATATCCCAAATTCAGGGGTTTATACAGCTGTTCCTAAAGGTCTTTCTAGGGACCTGGCCACAAGCAGTGAGCTACTCTGGGTCTGCCTGCAGCAGAACTTCAGGCTGGACTCAGACCTTATtgtcacagatcttttctgctgatcttctaagttgtctactctgtttttctgtgtgttctgatgctctgaaatttatttagagtcgatatttaaaggaatttggagcaacTTGGGGAACACTATGGGGAGTTAGTGCTTTTACTTCACCATCTTGCCTTCAcctcagagaaagagagaaataagaagcTGTGATCTAGGGAGGTTCCGAAAATGCTAAGTGGTACAAAAGTAGGACTCTGAGTTTGGAATGAAAAagtacctaaattcaaattctgccttaatcACTTACTAGtcataactttgggcaagtcatgtaatgtttcagtctcagcttcctcatctgtaaaatgagcaggttaGATTAATGGCCCCTAAGCTTTCTTTCCAGCTATGATCACCATGTAATATTTGTTCTCCACAATAGTTTCTCAtctttcctctgtttctctccagACTGGGTCTCTAAACCACATCTCTGGAGGACCAAAGTTGAAATCTTagcttactatctgtatgacatTAGACAATTAACGTCCAGTCTTTTGGTTTAATTCTAGATTTCTAAGATCCCTAGGTTAAGCTCTAAATTCTATGGCATGCTTCCCAGCCCCTGGCAGAGAGATGTAGGAATCTACAGGTACAGGGGAAGGCACATATTTCCAAACATTGTCAACATGTTGATTTCTTAACTCCACTTATTAATTCAATTTGGAGGGAGTCATGGCAAGGGAAGGGACAGTATATAGTGgcagtaaagccaaaaaaagcctCAATATAATATTTCTCAAtacatagggggaaaaaaaggcatccTGAAGGATAATGGATGGGGcaattttttttactactttttaaaatttaatagccTTTGTAAGAATAATTATGTGAAAGAGGTACAGAGTAAACCTCTGTAAAGCAAACCAGTAAACAAGTAAACCAAAGATCTAAGGATTCTTATGGGATTTAGTGAGGGAGGGGGCCTGGAAAAGGCTGGAGAGAATTTTCTCTGAGCTTCAGGAAAAATTATCCCAAGATCTGACATTACATTTTTGTGTTTTGTATATGaaaattcttttaattgttcACAGTTCTTAAGttcataattgtaaaaaaaattagtaaataaatcATATGATCCTATGGTTCTTTATGACACTGTATCTTCTTTTGCAGACCATGAGATTCTGCCTGGTCCTTGTTCTCTTGGGAGGAATAATCTGCAATTTCTCTGGTAAGACTTGATCCCTCTCTCTTGGATTCTAGTCAAGGCATCTCAATTTGTCCACCTTCCCAGTTCTACCCGTACACAGTGCAACATGGGGATTGAGAAAAACTGGGGTCACTAGGACCCCCAGGTTGGATAGCACCTGCTGAAGGCTTCAAAGATCTTCTCTCTTGCCACAGGCCCCTGATTCCTTGAAGTTCTGCCCCTAAACAGCCTTTAAGAATCTCCTTTCAATGCCAAGGATCTAAGGATTCTTATGGGATTTAGTGAGGAAGGGGGCCTGGAAAAGATTGGAGAGAATATTCTCTGAGCTTCAGGAAAAGTTACCCCAAGCTCTAAGTTGCTACTCTCTCAAGCTGGTGATGCATCATATGGCATGGGGCCTTGTCTTGAGCATAACAGGAATTTTTAGCTAAATCCACAAAGTCCTACAAAGCCAAGCCCCAAGGAAACTTAGACTCCTCCCTTGTGGAAAGCAGAAGTGGGTAATCAataatgcttttctttctctatcttctaGAAAGGTActgcaaaagaattatattgtTCAAACAGCAGATATTTGTAGTCTAGGGAGACAATTGTTTTACTGATTCCAGGATAAAAACTACTTCTTCTGTTCAGGGAAGATGAGGGTACAGGGAAGTAATTTAATGTCAGATAATAGTCAACTTCACTCCTCTCCCACCAAACGTTTATTTCACAAACAATCACAAATACCAAGATCACATATTAAAGCAAAGAAGTAAAATGTATATGTGAAATATTACAGCCCATCCATACTTTTGCATTCTGGATTTGGGACTCCCCCAGCATGGTGGAAGAGGTAGGGATAGGGAGTGTAGAATTAGGGTTTGTTTGAAGCCTTCAGGTCCTTGGGTCACTACAATGAGAATGGGGTATTGACAAAACTTAGGCTTAATGATTATCAATTCAGATATGGGGGAAGGGTCACTTTCTTCTGGATATTGGGTGTCCTAGACCCAAGAAAGAACTGAAGTTGTTCTATTTTTGTTGCATAGCTTCTGTTTTAGAGAAGTTTGAGAGATCCCCAAGGGCTGCAAAACATTTCTGGTGCTCCATCTTGTTATTTGTGTGACtccaattattaatatttttattactgcTATTACAACAAATCATTATCTCCAGctgccttctagctctaaatctaagaaCCTTTAATGTGTTAGATATGCAATATGAGCATCCTGACTCCTTTGGTGTTTCATCAGATACCTTGCTTCACAGAAACTGCCTTGTGTTCCTGAGCTGTGAGTTGTCTTGGAAACCTGGATTCCTCATAGAAATGCCTCACATCTTCCTTATGGAGAGAACTTTTACCTACTATCTTTATTATGTCCTTAAGCTTTTGTTAAAGTACTAAATCTTTAAGGGAAGCCCAGAGGAAAGGCTCCATTTTTGTACATTCAAAACAAGTCTTTCCTTTTCCCTGAAATTAGGTCCCTCTTCCTCACTACCCCAGAAGCTTTATCTTCCTTGAAGGCTCTACTCAGCTTCCACCTCCTTCATGACATTATCCTCTATTCCCTCTAATTTAACTACTGAGTTTGTAGTTCTCTCCCACTTTAAAGTATATCCTCAGTGAACACACTATGCATTCCAGTGACCTGGAATGTCCCATCCTTAGTAAGTTCCACAagaacagggactgttttatttACTGTATCTTCATTGCCTAGAAAATTGTCATGCACATAGTGGGTACTTCACAAATTGAACTCAGTAGAATATGATCCTCACTCAAAGCCTGTAGGGTTGTCCCTATTCTCCAAATCAGATAATTGACTCTCAGAGAACCAGAAAGATTCATCCCAGGCCCACCCAATTGAGCTACAGCAGTGACCACTTGGAGATCTGTTAGAGCTCCAAACTCCTAATGCTCCTCCACCTGTCACACCTCAGAGGAAAGCTTCTCTTCTTGCTGTCCCTTCTAGGTGTACATTCTGAGCAGCTCTCTGACACTGGGAATGGCTTTTTCTCCACTGATGAAGAGCAACTTGGAGGCAAAATCCAAGCTGTTCAGTTCTTTGTGGGATTATTTGGCGAATTTAAGGGGTAAGTGGAATCCATGGAGTCCCCAAGCTTCTTCCACCCAAGCCAAGTTTCCCTGCAGCCACAAGTCAGGCTGTGCATTGCAAGATCTGCTGCAGCCTCCACTGCTTCTCTATGGACCACCTCAACTTTCCCATAGTAACGGTGGCCTCTGTAAACAAACTTTATAATGTCAATGAGCActggacagagagacaggagaccACAGTTCTGGTCCGGGAGTCCCAAAGATACTATTAATTTTCTATGTAAACTTGGAGAAGTCATAAcctttctaatttttgttttcctcattggTCTAATGATGGGATTGCATTAGATGATTTCCTAGATTCCTTCTAACTCTTATATTCTCAGAATCTATTCCAATATTATTCCAATACTTAGGTTGTAAGGTGCCTTTCAACTCcattattctatgttctaatgtTTCTTCTGGTTCCTAGACAATGATTCCACATCCCTAAACTCATGAGATTCTGTATTGGATTTTACACATAGACAGAACCTCTCCCTTCTTAACATAGATATACTGATATAGGACATGAACTGGAAAACTAAACTAGGGCTTGTACACAGGTGCTATGTGATAAAGCATTTACCAGTGGGATTGGCTGGGTGAGAGGGCACCTGCATGTGGAGGAACAGACTTGAAGATCCACCACCCTCCCCATTTTCTAGATTCTCTACTTCCATCCCAGAAACACAGGAACtccaattttagaaaacttaTGGTATCTGAATCCAGAGCTCCTCTAAATGGCTTTGGCCAAGCACTCTAGATAGATCTTCCCCCCACTCATATATAGATGGCTACTATTCTTTGCCCTATTTATGAAaaagagcctcagtttccctcttcttttcatttcctgCCCCTTTCCCCAAAGCCatgagggagaaaatgaaaaagtgaatggatgaatgaataaataattacaaaacagAGAATTTCATCACTGACAAGAGCTTTGAGATCATTGAGCCAAgcctcttcattttgcagatcatAGGATCTAGAGCTGGGGAGGACCTCAAAGGTCAACTAGTCTaacccattttccaaatgaagaaactgagatgttTCAAGAAGCCCAGAAAAGTGAAGTTACTAATTCAAATCTACTTAATAAGTTGAAGGACCAAGATTCAAACTAAATCAATTGACTCTAGATAAGTTTCTCTTTTCTATAGACTATCTGGTCTCATTACCTCAGAAGGGGAAAGACTAGCAACAGGTAAATGATATAGCAAAAAAGGAACAATAAGATGTCCCtccaaaaaaatcatttcaataatAACCTATGATTTATAAAGTGGTTTCTTTACtatcattcccatttcacaggtgaAAGAATCAGAACTCAAGAAAGGTATTTCCAAAATCACTGCTTATTTAAACATACAAAGTTAATAAACATCACACCCTGGGTCATTTGACTCCAAGTCTACACCCTTATTATTACTCAAGGATGTTAAGTATAGAGAAATTGagatattctgtttttttaacctAGGGATAAGATGGATTCATGGCTTGCAGACCAAATTCAGGGCAGACATTAGAGATCCACTAGAAGAGTCCCCTGCATTGCCAAGGGAATAGGTCATATTATCTATGAACTATCTAGACACTTCTATATCCTttagggcaagtcatttcacatcactagcctcaatttcctcatatgtaaaataggaagGGCTTGAACATTATGACCTTTAAACACCCTTCTAACTCTGAATTCCATGACAGAACCATAGGCACTTACTATACACCGTTTATAATGGACCATCACATAGAAGTCGTTCAGTGAAGGTTTGTTACTAATAGTATTGTAGATCCACCTAATGCCATAACTTTGAAGAGTATGCATTGTCTGTTCTAagggctgggagagcccttagaataTAAAACAGAATATAAGGGTAGCAAGAGCCTTTAAAACATATGAGAATGTGAGAACTGGGATAGACCTTAAAGATAATATTCAACAATCTCACTTTGTAACTAAAGAAACTTGCTTTGATCTTGAACTGGAGACAGGGAAattttaatctacattttgaGGCCAAGTTTCCAAAGTGTTTTCCCCACAATAAgtctgtgaggtaggtagtacAACTAGTATTATCcttaactttacagatgaggaaactgagacctaaagagCTAAAGTCACTTGCCCAACATCACCCAGATAAGAAGGATCAAGAATATAAACCATGATCTCTTTGCCCCAAGCTCAGAATTCTTTTTACTACAGTGTCTTACAAATGTCCCTACAGAGATAAGATATCATAAAACAATTTCTGAATACACAACATGCAATGGAAGCTGTAGGATCATCTTTTCTGGAGATTCCCCTGGACAGAAATCATGAAAATCATCCAACTTTTCTCCTATAATTTACTATCCATTTTAGTGAAGTATTTCCCTATGTAGAGAAAAACACTGGGGGAGATAATGGGttcaaaggaattttaaaattttccctttcttccagtgtgcagataaaaatgaattctgaatGGAGTGAAAAATATGGACTCTCTTCTGGCAATCCTGAGAGATTCACCCTCTGGGAAGGGGAAAGCATAATAAAAGTATCCGGCTATCATAATCTCTGCATCTACTCGATCACTATGGAAACCAATTTTGGGAGAAGTTTCACATTTGGGAAGCCGGTTGCAAATCTAGGCCAGAGGTTCACTGCCTCACCCCCTCAGGAGGGGATGGCGCTCTCTGGCATCAAGGGTTTGTATGACATTATATGTATCAAAAAACTGGCATTTGATTGGAAATTCATTCCTGAAATAACACGCCACAAATAACTCTACCTGAATAAGACCTCTGCTGTAGATACCTCAATTGGGCCTTTTGAAAACAACAAAGCAAAGGCTTCCTAAGTCACCTCAGCTGGACCCCACTGAAGACCCCCCAACTTAATAACCAAACAACTTAGCATCCTAAAACTATTACCCATTATACTATACTAAACCATCTGTCCCTTCTAGTAAAAGATCTAACACTGTATTTACCTTGAGTTGTTTTTGTAAGCTTATATGTTACTTGACCTGGGTTACTCTCCCAGAGACCTGGAGCCAAACGTTTGCCTGAGGATCctagaaggggaggggagagggtaCTCATGACTCAGGTGATGTGATTCCCCCAGTAGCTGCTGatctaaaaataaaggaaagaaagaagttaagactGTGATAGGGGAAAACATCCTGAGGAGATTTAGAAgtctaatcaatcaataaagctTCTGCAAAAGCTGTATCTCAGTTTGTAAACAATATTCTTTGGGACTAAATGAATTTGAGCAAATGTGGCAGTAACAGAGGCTTTCACTGATGAAAGAAATTCTCAAAACATGGAAAATAGGGGCTATCTCCTATGGAATGAGGAATTGAGTAAGGTCCAGACAGAAAATCTTTGATAGATTCCTGTGGGGGCAAAAGATCACCA
This sequence is a window from Sminthopsis crassicaudata isolate SCR6 chromosome 1, ASM4859323v1, whole genome shotgun sequence. Protein-coding genes within it:
- the LOC141554565 gene encoding pancreatic adenocarcinoma up-regulated factor-like isoform X1 — translated: MGEALEGSPGSRAELGAGPDATDELTLHLSKQETMRFCLVLVLLGGIICNFSGVHSEQLSDTGNGFFSTDEEQLGGKIQAVQFFVGLFGEFKGVQIKMNSEWSEKYGLSSGNPERFTLWEGESIIKVSGYHNLCIYSITMETNFGRSFTFGKPVANLGQRFTASPPQEGMALSGIKGLYDIICIKKLAFDWKFIPEITRHK
- the LOC141554565 gene encoding pancreatic adenocarcinoma up-regulated factor-like isoform X2 encodes the protein MRFCLVLVLLGGIICNFSGVHSEQLSDTGNGFFSTDEEQLGGKIQAVQFFVGLFGEFKGVQIKMNSEWSEKYGLSSGNPERFTLWEGESIIKVSGYHNLCIYSITMETNFGRSFTFGKPVANLGQRFTASPPQEGMALSGIKGLYDIICIKKLAFDWKFIPEITRHK